A region of Drosophila mauritiana strain mau12 chromosome 3L, ASM438214v1, whole genome shotgun sequence DNA encodes the following proteins:
- the LOC117141508 gene encoding larval cuticle protein 65Ab1-like isoform X1 has translation MKFLIVFVALFAMAVARPNEAQIVRLDSEVEPEKWSSNLETSDGTSIVQEGVLKNVGTEHEAAVVHGSFSWVDEKTGEKFTINYVADENGYQPQGAHLPVAPVA, from the coding sequence ATGAAATTCCTCATCGTCTTCGTCGCCCTCTTCGCCATGGCCGTGGCCCGCCCCAACGAGGCCCAGATCGTGAGGCTGGACTCCGAAGTTGAACCGGAGAAGTGGAGCTCCAACCTGGAGACCAGCGATGGCACCAGCATCGTCCAGGAGGGTGTCCTCAAGAACGTTGGCACTGAGCACGAGGCCGCTGTCGTTCACGGATCCTTCTCCTGGGTGGATGAGAAGACCGGCGAGAAGTTCACCATCAACTACGTGGCGGATGAGAACGGATACCAGCCCCAGGGCGCCCATTTGCCCGTGGCCCCAGTTGCTTAA
- the LOC117141508 gene encoding larval cuticle protein 65Ab1-like isoform X2, with translation MKFLIVFVALFAMAVARPNEAQIVRLDSEVEPEKWSSNLETSDGTSIVQEGVLKNVGTEHEAAVVHGSFSWVDEKTGEKFTINYVADENGYQPQGAHLPVAPVA, from the coding sequence ATTCCTCATCGTCTTCGTCGCCCTCTTCGCCATGGCCGTGGCCCGCCCCAACGAGGCCCAGATCGTGAGGCTGGACTCCGAAGTTGAACCGGAGAAGTGGAGCTCCAACCTGGAGACCAGCGATGGCACCAGCATCGTCCAGGAGGGTGTCCTCAAGAACGTTGGCACTGAGCACGAGGCCGCTGTCGTTCACGGATCCTTCTCCTGGGTGGATGAGAAGACCGGCGAGAAGTTCACCATCAACTACGTGGCGGATGAGAACGGATACCAGCCCCAGGGCGCCCATTTGCCCGTGGCCCCAGTTGCTTAA